One Aerococcus urinaeequi DNA segment encodes these proteins:
- a CDS encoding SDR family NAD(P)-dependent oxidoreductase yields MGKLDGKVALIFGGTSGIGEATAILYAKEGAQVAIVGRNEDKANKILHTIAELGPIGLFVKADLNEGQSIKDAVQTTLDHYGKIDILYNGAGILDNYDPIQDTDEALFDDVIRLNLKAPWLATKAVVPQMIERGSGVIINIASQATGMVGVGGTPYMSSKYGLVGMTRQLAHELGPKGIKVNTLSPGFIDTPMTETVTDKRLEKSPLGRPGQPDEIAKTALFLASDDSDYIQGINLIQDGGWTLGGYPVD; encoded by the coding sequence ATGGGAAAATTAGATGGTAAAGTAGCATTAATTTTTGGTGGAACTTCAGGTATTGGCGAGGCAACTGCTATTTTGTACGCTAAGGAAGGCGCACAAGTAGCTATCGTTGGTCGTAACGAAGATAAGGCAAACAAGATTTTACATACAATTGCTGAACTTGGTCCAATAGGTCTTTTTGTGAAAGCCGACTTAAATGAAGGCCAATCCATTAAGGATGCTGTTCAAACAACTTTAGATCACTATGGTAAAATCGATATCCTTTATAATGGTGCGGGTATTTTGGATAATTACGATCCAATTCAAGACACGGATGAAGCGCTATTCGATGATGTCATCCGCTTGAATTTAAAAGCACCCTGGTTAGCTACAAAAGCTGTCGTACCACAAATGATTGAACGTGGTTCAGGTGTGATCATCAATATTGCTTCTCAAGCTACCGGTATGGTCGGTGTAGGTGGTACACCTTATATGTCTAGTAAATATGGTTTAGTCGGGATGACACGCCAATTAGCGCATGAACTAGGCCCTAAAGGCATTAAGGTTAATACCCTATCACCTGGCTTTATTGATACCCCAATGACTGAAACAGTAACGGACAAACGACTAGAAAAATCACCACTAGGTCGACCAGGTCAACCAGATGAAATCGCGAAAACAGCCCTCTTCCTTGCCTCAGATGACTCTGACTATATCCAAGGCATTAATCTAATCCAAGACGGCGGTTGGACATTAGGCGGATACCCAGTAGATTAA
- a CDS encoding sugar O-acetyltransferase — translation MDLETYLEEVKKGNRIESDSPAHQIMHQMSQEALKITMQINNQYHEPAKLRQLMSDLTGQKIDDSFTLFPPFYTDFGKNIHIGENVFINAGCKFQDQGGIEIGDDALIGHNVVMATLNHAEDPSDRGSMIPGKITLGKNVWIGSNATILAGTTIGEGAIIAAGAVVTKDVPANTVVGGVPAKVIKKIEIE, via the coding sequence ATGGATTTAGAAACATATTTAGAAGAAGTGAAAAAGGGCAACCGTATTGAATCTGATTCTCCAGCCCACCAAATTATGCATCAGATGAGTCAGGAAGCTTTAAAGATTACAATGCAAATCAATAATCAATATCATGAGCCAGCAAAACTACGCCAACTCATGTCAGACTTAACTGGTCAAAAAATCGATGATAGTTTTACACTGTTTCCACCGTTTTATACAGACTTTGGTAAAAATATTCATATTGGTGAAAATGTCTTTATCAATGCCGGATGCAAGTTCCAAGACCAAGGAGGTATTGAAATCGGGGACGATGCTTTAATCGGCCATAATGTAGTCATGGCCACCTTAAATCATGCAGAAGACCCGAGTGACCGTGGTTCAATGATTCCTGGAAAAATTACCCTTGGTAAAAATGTGTGGATTGGGTCTAATGCCACTATTTTAGCAGGTACAACAATCGGAGAAGGTGCGATTATTGCAGCCGGTGCTGTTGTAACAAAAGATGTCCCAGCCAACACGGTTGTAGGTGGCGTTCCTGCAAAAGTGATTAAAAAGATTGAAATTGAATAA